In Staphylococcus lloydii, the following proteins share a genomic window:
- the hemE gene encoding uroporphyrinogen decarboxylase produces MHNKNKTILNMIKGQPVDHTPVWFMRQAGRSQPEYRKLKEKYSLFEITHQPELCAYVTHLPVDNYNTDAAVLYKDIMTPLQPIGVDVEIKSGIGPVIHNPIKSLSDVEKLQDIDPKRDVPYVLNTIKLLTTEKLNVPLIGFTGAPFTLASYMIEGGPSKNYNFTKAMMYSDEETWFALMDHLVNISISYVAAQIEAGAELIQVFDSWVGALNEQDYEYYIKPAMNKLISGIKTQYNVPVILFGVGASHLVNQWNSLPIDVLGLDWRLSIKEASDLNITKTLQGNLDPSLLLAPWDVIEGRLKDILDQGMNYGQHIFNLGHGVFPEVKPETLRKVTEFVHNYTQR; encoded by the coding sequence GTGCATAATAAAAATAAAACAATACTTAATATGATTAAGGGTCAACCCGTTGACCACACACCGGTTTGGTTTATGCGTCAGGCAGGCAGGTCGCAACCTGAGTATAGAAAACTAAAAGAAAAATATTCTTTATTTGAGATTACACATCAACCTGAGTTATGTGCGTATGTTACACATTTACCTGTCGATAATTATAATACGGACGCTGCAGTATTGTATAAAGACATTATGACACCATTACAACCCATTGGTGTAGATGTAGAAATTAAATCTGGCATAGGTCCAGTAATTCATAATCCTATTAAGTCACTAAGTGATGTTGAAAAGTTACAAGATATAGACCCTAAAAGAGACGTACCTTACGTTTTGAATACCATTAAATTATTAACAACTGAAAAATTAAACGTACCATTAATAGGTTTTACTGGTGCGCCATTTACATTAGCTAGTTATATGATTGAAGGGGGACCTTCAAAAAATTATAATTTCACAAAAGCTATGATGTATAGTGATGAAGAAACTTGGTTTGCTTTAATGGATCATTTAGTTAATATTTCTATTTCATATGTAGCAGCTCAAATAGAAGCAGGTGCTGAATTAATTCAAGTGTTTGATTCATGGGTAGGCGCATTAAATGAACAAGACTATGAATACTATATAAAACCTGCGATGAATAAATTAATTTCTGGTATTAAGACACAGTATAACGTCCCTGTTATTTTGTTTGGCGTTGGTGCTAGTCATTTAGTAAATCAATGGAATAGCTTACCAATAGATGTTTTAGGGCTAGACTGGAGATTATCAATTAAAGAGGCAAGCGACTTAAATATCACAAAAACGTTGCAAGGCAATCTAGATCCATCTTTATTACTTGCGCCATGGGATGTAATAGAAGGTAGATTAAAAGATATTTTAGATCAAGGGATGAATTACGGGCAACACATTTTCAACTTAGGTCATGGTGTTTTTCCTGAAGTAAAACCTGAAACTTTACGAAAAGTGACAGAATTTGTACACAACTATACTCAACGATAA